The DNA region GGTATTCCCGAGCATGTCGAGTTCGTCGGTACGGGCGCGCACTTCGGGATCGAGGCCCGCCATTTCGGCGTTACCGCCCGCATTGTCGGCAATCGGCCCGAAAGCATCGGTCGCAAGCGTGATGCCGAGCGTGCTCAGCATGCCCACAGCGGCAAAACCCACGCCGTAGAGGCCCATAGCCATATTCTCAAAACCGCCCGCACAGCCGAACGCGGCCACGATGCCAATCACGATAGTCACGACCGGAAGCCCAGTGGAGAACATGCCGACGGAAATGCCGTCGATAATCGTAGTCGCCGCACCGAGCTTGGCCTGGCCCGCGATACCGCGAGTGGGCTTGTAGGCATCGGAAGTGTAGTATTCGGTAAACTGCCCGATAAGGATTCCCGCGGCAAGGCCCGAAAGCACGGAACCGAAGATGCCTATCGAAATGAAATCAATCTTCACGAGCACGAGAAGCGCCACAAGGATAAGCACCGAAGAGCCGAGCGTTCCTGTAAGGAGGGAGCGCAACAGGGATTTCGTGGTGGCATTTTCCTTCGTGCGCACTGCAAAGATGCCCACAAGCGAAAGGATAATTCCAATCGCAGCCACCACCATCGGGGCGATCACGAGCTTTATGCCGCCCAGCGGTAAGGCAGCCCCGAGAGCCGCCGTCGAAAGAATGGATCCGCAGTAGGATTCGTAGAGGTCGGCGCCCATCCCGGCGACGTCCCCCACGTTATCACCGACGTTGTCCGCAATGGTCGCCGGGTTGCGCGGGTCATCCTCGGGGATGCCCGCCTCGACCTTGCCCACAAGGTCGGCGCCGACATCGGCCGCCTTCGTGTAAATGCCTCCACCCACGCGGGCGAAGAGTGCCTGCAGGGAAGCGCCCATACCGAAGGTAAGCATGGTCGTGGTGATTTCCACCATCTTCGCATGCGCCCATTCCGCATTGTTCACCATGTCGGCAGTCCAGCCACCGAGCGAAATTTTCGCCGCCAAATCAGCGCCGAAATTCCACACATTGTGGTCGTAAATGTAGTTGAGCGCAAAGAACCATGCCGAAATATCTAGGAGACCAAAGCCCACCACCACGAGGCCCATCACGGCGCCGCTACGGAACGCGATGACAAGCCCGCGGTTCAAGCTGCTGATGGCGCCGTTCGCCGTGCGGGAACTCGCGTACGTCGCCGTCTTCATGCCCAAAAAGCCGCAAAGCCCGCTG from Fibrobacter sp. includes:
- a CDS encoding sodium-translocating pyrophosphatase → MLTIPAYWFLVPVAALFALAMAFFFYRFMKRQPDGNEKMKAIAHFVRVGAFAYLRRQYKTVSIVFAVLFAVFVVLAFMGIQNPFVPVAFLTGGFFSGLCGFLGMKTATYASSRTANGAISSLNRGLVIAFRSGAVMGLVVVGFGLLDISAWFFALNYIYDHNVWNFGADLAAKISLGGWTADMVNNAEWAHAKMVEITTTMLTFGMGASLQALFARVGGGIYTKAADVGADLVGKVEAGIPEDDPRNPATIADNVGDNVGDVAGMGADLYESYCGSILSTAALGAALPLGGIKLVIAPMVVAAIGIILSLVGIFAVRTKENATTKSLLRSLLTGTLGSSVLILVALLVLVKIDFISIGIFGSVLSGLAAGILIGQFTEYYTSDAYKPTRGIAGQAKLGAATTIIDGISVGMFSTGLPVVTIVIGIVAAFGCAGGFENMAMGLYGVGFAAVGMLSTLGITLATDAFGPIADNAGGNAEMAGLDPEVRARTDELDMLGNTTAATGKGFAIGSAALTAMALLASYVEEVKIWLGHLASSAEGVWKVGSVAFANGASDLAKALSGISGVKFLDGGTRAIAENGDLLGMVASKVNYADFMQIYNLNLMNPMLLGGLFIGAMMTFVFCAFTIKAVGRAASAMVEEVRRQFREIPGIMDGTGEPDYARCVEISTTGAQREMIMPSVLAVVVPVLVGLTMGVAGVFGLLAGGLASGFALATMLNNAGGAWDNAKKFVEKGNYGGKGSDTHKSAVVGDTVGDPFKDTAGPSL